In the Sphaerodactylus townsendi isolate TG3544 linkage group LG10, MPM_Stown_v2.3, whole genome shotgun sequence genome, one interval contains:
- the SORBS2 gene encoding sorbin and SH3 domain-containing protein 2 isoform X24, which produces MFKQIHMVHKPDDDTDMYNATYAYNTGNCSPSVSTQSHPAAKTQTYRPLTKSTSDNSTEAFKALSPVPPPPPVPPIRPRQRSAPEKNDWDPPDRKVDTRKFRSEPRSIFEYEPGKSSILEHERPTDRINPDDIDLENEPWYKFFSELEFGRPPPKKLLDYVQDSPSGLSNETSLYYSPTDRGLDRPSSSASTASDYRKRRKSEPTVTQQRAHSEQNANRASLGPTVPQSTYSTLRKPVVSSSPSSPSRAKGGDISNPYSSLSSCSVPNHSTSNESDCCSRAYGQRLAVPNDSRRAIAYKNGWQMARQNAEVWSSTEETSSPKRKSRSCDDLLADDLCNFPDPQNKSESMVSLLCEEDSKDESLLTWASPYSENRGSDTSRARHRSAHDAPGFLKMYKRMHRINRKDLLNSEVICSVKSRVLQYEKEQHRALWQGWKESSAEEVPRDMVPNRISEFEKLIQKSKSMPNLGEEALSAVNLLEPPRNSLCSKRRFSIESLLEEENQSRHAAQVQQNCKSKTLVPIHIEVTSEEPQRSHLEYSDSDQDGVVSDLSDFIQIEGSSFCSESDFDHFSFTSSESFYGSGRHHHHHHHHHHHHKHLISSCKGRCPASYTRFTTMLKHERAKQETTPEDPRRLDPDPGLSKLAFLVSPVPFRRKKTTVPQKKAEKTKCRSSVFEALDSALKDICDQIKAEKRRGSLPDNSILHRLISELLPDIPERNSSLKALRKSPIHEPFHPLPQDGAIHCPLYQNECGRLPLSACYQDMDPTNNSSQENDSVLGFQVNQGSPGNYSSAFTDVGRCTPKERRGTPERERLPAKAVYDFKAQTSKELSFKKGDTVYILRKVDQNWYEGEHYGRVGIFPISYVEKLTPPEKAQPARPPPPAHIGEIGEAVAKYNFNADTNVELSLRKGDKVILLRRVDQNWYEGKLPGTNRQGIFPVSYVETVKKNPAKGADDYPVPPIPQSYSSDRIHHLGSAKLDTKASSPPVRYRSSPCPDPNKGTLQAITTERSLTLGLSPSSTPSPPPFPHSFLPDLEELNSLALAGSQNAPRLIDSITPQVKHGHFVPVSSPKTSHSLPESPASFVPFSSSICKSLPTATQYHDRTQKPVSNGTNLNEGKYSSFGKIRGSPTVKERKSLTDATAEMHEVAGTALVLSEEDPVFRILTEMDEQEEEICEELLSIIQGGQSKCKDSGFYRRAPDVTEQLARLHIEEEPSHDKLESPETIKKQSVISYEWESSSDTKKEPASLPIGMQAPSTSGECLASSPPLHSDKVFLSECVSTSSKSSNTHSPPLLSKLSYRQEKNSTKLKADLKRDLVIGKPPRSPVTTRRSCGSPVRGHSCSYRPQRPVLAHENIHSGGEPFQVLYNYTPRNEDELELREGDIIDVMEKCDDGWFVGTSRRTKFFGTFPGNYVKRL; this is translated from the exons ATGTTCAAGCAAATCCACATGGTTCACAAGCCAG ATGACGACACAGACATGTATAATGCTACATATGCATATAATACTG GTAACTGCAGCCCATCTGTTTCCACTCAATCACATCCTGCTGCAAAGACTCAGACATACAGACCACTGACAAAAAGTACTTCTGATAACAGCACTGAAGCCTTTAAGGCTTTGTCCCCTGTACCTCCACCACCTCCCGTACCACCGATTCGTCCACGGCAAAGATCTGCACCAGAAAA AAATGACTGGGACCCTCCTGATAGAAAGGTGGACACCCGTAAATTTCGTTCTGAGCCAAGGAGCATTTTTGAATATGAGCCAGGGAAATCGTCAATTCTTGAGCATGAAAGACCG ACTGATCGCATAAACCCAGATGACATAGATTTAGAAAATGAGCCCTGGTATAAATTCTTTTCAGAGCTGGAGTTTGGACGCCCG CCTCCTAAAAAGCTCTTGGATTATGTTCAAGACAGTCCTTCAGGTCTTTCTAATGAG ACTTCCTTGTATTACAGTCCAACAGACAGAGGCTTGGACAGACCTTCTAG CTCTGCAAGTACTGCAAGTGACTACAGGAAAAGGAGGAAGTCAGAACCTACAGTAACTCAGCAGAGGGCACACAGTGAACAAAATGCAAACCGGGCAAGTCTGGGCCCTACAGTTCCACAGAGTACTTATTCTACCCTTAGGAAGCCTGTCGTTAGCTCTTCTCCATCTTCTCCATCAAGAGCAAAAG GTGGGGATATTAGCAACCCATATTCATCCCTTTCCAGTTGCTCAGTGCCCAACCATAGCACCTCAAATGAATCAGATTGCTGTAGTAGAGCTTATGGGCAGCGCTTAGCTGTCCCAAATGACTCAAGAAGGGCAATCGCCTACAAAAACGGCTGGCAAATGGCACGCCAAAATGCAGAAGTGTGGAGCAGCACAGAAGAAACTTCCTCTCCCAAGCGCAAATCTCGTAGCTGTGATGACCTGCTAGCAGATGATCTCTGTAACTTTCCTGACCCTCAGAATAAGTCTGAAAGCATGGTATCTCTGTTATGTGAGGAGGATTCCAAAGATGAGTCCTTACTTACCTGGGCCTCCCCGTATTCTGAAAACCGAGGTTCTGATACATCAAGAGCCCGTCATCGATCAGCACACGATGCCCCTGGGTTCCTCAAAATGTATAAAAGAATGCACCGTATCAATCGTAAAGACTTGCTCAATTCTGAGGTGATTTGTTCTGTAAAGTCCAGAGTATTGCAGTATGAAAAAGAGCAACACAGAGCCCTTTGGCAGGGCTGGAAAGAATCCTCTGCTGAGGAAGTGCCCAGAGATATGGTGCCCAATAGAATATCTGAATTTGAAAAACTAATTCAGAAGTCCAAATCAATGCCAAATTTAGGTGAGGAAGCATTATCAGCAGTAAACCTCCTTGAACCTCCCAGAAACAGTCTGTGCTCAAAGAGACGGTTTTCTATTGAGTCCTTGCTAGAGGAGGAAAATCAAAGTAGGCATGCTGCTCAGGTACAACAGAACTGCAAATCTAAAACTCTGGTGCCAATTCATATTGAAGTGACCAGTGAGGAACCACAAAGATCCCATTTGGAATATTCAGATAGCGACCAAGATGGAGTGGTCTCTGACCTCAGTGACTTCATACAGATAGAAGGATCCTCTTTTTGTAGCGAAAGTGATTTTGATCACTTTTCCTTTACGTCTTCTGAAAGTTTTTATGGATCAGGccgccaccatcaccaccaccaccaccatcatcaccatcacaaACATCTAATCAGCTCCTGCAAGGGGAGATGCCCAGCATCCTACACACGCTTCACTACAATGCTGAAGCATGAAAGGGCTAAACAGGAAACGACTCCCGAAGACCCTAGAAGACTAGACCCTGACCCTGGCCTCTCTAAGTTAGCCTTCCTAGTCAGCCCAGTGCCTTTCCGGAGGAAAAAAACCACAGTCCCCCAAAAGAAGGCTGAAAAGACTAAATGCAGATCTTCGGTCTTTGAAGCCCTGGACTCTGCTCTTAAAGATATCTGTGACCAAATCAAAGcggaaaaaaggaggggaagtcTACCCGATAACAGTATATTGCACAGACTTATTTCTGAGCTGCTTCCAGACATTCCTGAAAGGAATTCCTCCCTTAAAGCTCTAAGAAAGAGCCCTATTCATGAGCCTTTTCACCCACTGCCTCAAGATGGTGCTATTCATTGTCCATTATACCAGAATGAATGTGGAAGATTACCTCTTAGTGCCTGTTACCAAGACATGGATCCCACGAacaacagcagccaagaaaacgatAGTGTACTTGGTTTCCAAG TAAACCAGGGATCTCCTGGGAACTATTCTTCTGCTTTCACTGATGTGGGTCGATGTACTccaaaggaaagaagaggaacTCCAGAGAGAGAG AGACTGCCAGCTAAAGCAGTATATGATTTTAAGGCTCAAACTTCTAA GGAATTATCCTTCAAGAAAGGAGACACTGTCTATATCCTCAGGAAAGTGGATCAAAACTGGTATGAAGGCGAGCACTACGGAAGAGTTGGAATATTTCCTATTTCATATGTTGAG AAACTCACCCCCCCTGAAAAAGCACAGCCAGCAAGGCCACCACCCCCTGCACACATTGGAGAGATTGGAGAAGCTGTTGCCAAATATAATTTCAACGCAGATACAAATGTGGAACTGTCACTGAGAAAG GGAGACAAAGTAATTCTCCTCAGACGGGTTGATCAGAACTGGTATGAAGGCAAATTACCAGGAACCAACAGGCAGGGCATCTTTCCTGTGTCCTACGTGGAAACCGTCAAAAAGAACCCAGCCAAAGGGGCAGATGATTACCCTGTTCCTCCAATACCCCAGAGTTATTCCAGTGACAGAATACACCATTTAGGTTCAGCTAAG TTGGATACCAAAGCATCATCCCCTCCTGTCAGGTATCGGTCCTCTCCTTGTCCAGATCCTAACAAAGGGACTCTTCAGGCTATCACCACTGAGCGGTCACTAACACTTGGCCTTTCACCTTCAAGtactccttctcctccacctttTCCTCACAGCTTTCTTCCTGATTTAGAGGAACTCAACTCACTAGCATTAGCAGGTTCTCAGAATGCACCAAGGCTCATAGATAGTATCACTCCTCAAGTAAAACATGGCCATTTTGTTCCAGTTTCCTCACCAAAGACCTCCCATTCTTTACCTGAATCTCCTGCTTCATTTGTGCCATTTTCTTCATCTATCTGTAAATCGCTGCCTACTGCCACCCAGTATCATGACAGAACACAGAAGCCTGTATCTAATGGCACAAACCTGAATGAAGGCAAATATAGCAGTTTCGGAAAGATAAGAGGATCCCCCACTGTCAAGGAAAGGAAAAGTCTTACAGATGCAACTGCAGAAATGCATGAAGTAGCAGGCACTGCTCTTGTTCTCTCTGAGGAAGACCCAGTATTCAGAATACTGACAGAGATGGATGAACAGGAAGAGGAAATCTGTGAAGAGCTGCTGTCAATAATTCAAGGGGGGCAGTCAAAGTGTAAAGATTCAGGATTCTACAGACGTGCCCCTGATGTAACAGAACAACTGGCAAGGCTACACATAGAGGAGGAGCCAAGCCATGACAAGTTAGAGTCACCAGAAACAATTAAGAAACAGTCTGTGATATCTTATGAATGGGAGAGTTCATCAGACACTAAAAAAGAG ccAGCTTCACTTCCAATTGGGATGCAAGCACCTTCCACTTCTGGTGAATGCCTTGCTTCTAGCCCTCCACTTCACTCAGACAAAGTCTTTCTCTCTGAATGTGTCTCTACATCTTCCAAGTCTTCCAATACCCATTCACcccctctcctttccaaactgTCATACAGACAAGAGAAAAATTCTACGAAGTTAAAG gctgattTAAAAAGAGATCTTGTCATCGGCAAACCTCCTCGTAGCCCTGTTACGACGAGGAGATCTTGTGGGTCACCTGTCAGAGGCCACAGCTGTTCTTATAGG
- the SORBS2 gene encoding sorbin and SH3 domain-containing protein 2 isoform X25 — protein MFKQIHMVHKPGNCSPSVSTQSHPAAKTQTYRPLTKSTSDNSTEAFKALSPVPPPPPVPPIRPRQRSAPEKNDWDPPDRKVDTRKFRSEPRSIFEYEPGKSSILEHERPTDRINPDDIDLENEPWYKFFSELEFGRPPPKKLLDYVQDSPSGLSNETSLYYSPTDRGLDRPSSSASTASDYRKRRKSEPTVTQQRAHSEQNANRASLGPTVPQSTYSTLRKPVVSSSPSSPSRAKGGDISNPYSSLSSCSVPNHSTSNESDCCSRAYGQRLAVPNDSRRAIAYKNGWQMARQNAEVWSSTEETSSPKRKSRSCDDLLADDLCNFPDPQNKSESMVSLLCEEDSKDESLLTWASPYSENRGSDTSRARHRSAHDAPGFLKMYKRMHRINRKDLLNSEVICSVKSRVLQYEKEQHRALWQGWKESSAEEVPRDMVPNRISEFEKLIQKSKSMPNLGEEALSAVNLLEPPRNSLCSKRRFSIESLLEEENQSRHAAQVQQNCKSKTLVPIHIEVTSEEPQRSHLEYSDSDQDGVVSDLSDFIQIEGSSFCSESDFDHFSFTSSESFYGSGRHHHHHHHHHHHHKHLISSCKGRCPASYTRFTTMLKHERAKQETTPEDPRRLDPDPGLSKLAFLVSPVPFRRKKTTVPQKKAEKTKCRSSVFEALDSALKDICDQIKAEKRRGSLPDNSILHRLISELLPDIPERNSSLKALRKSPIHEPFHPLPQDGAIHCPLYQNECGRLPLSACYQDMDPTNNSSQENDSVLGFQVNQGSPGNYSSAFTDVGRCTPKERRGTPERERLPAKAVYDFKAQTSKELSFKKGDTVYILRKVDQNWYEGEHYGRVGIFPISYVEKLTPPEKAQPARPPPPAHIGEIGEAVAKYNFNADTNVELSLRKGDKVILLRRVDQNWYEGKLPGTNRQGIFPVSYVETVKKNPAKGADDYPVPPIPQSYSSDRIHHLGSAKLDTKASSPPVRYRSSPCPDPNKGTLQAITTERSLTLGLSPSSTPSPPPFPHSFLPDLEELNSLALAGSQNAPRLIDSITPQVKHGHFVPVSSPKTSHSLPESPASFVPFSSSICKSLPTATQYHDRTQKPVSNGTNLNEGKYSSFGKIRGSPTVKERKSLTDATAEMHEVAGTALVLSEEDPVFRILTEMDEQEEEICEELLSIIQGGQSKCKDSGFYRRAPDVTEQLARLHIEEEPSHDKLESPETIKKQSVISYEWESSSDTKKEPASLPIGMQAPSTSGECLASSPPLHSDKVFLSECVSTSSKSSNTHSPPLLSKLSYRQEKNSTKLKADLKRDLVIGKPPRSPVTTRRSCGSPVRGHSCSYRPQRPVLAHENIHSGGEPFQVLYNYTPRNEDELELREGDIIDVMEKCDDGWFVGTSRRTKFFGTFPGNYVKRL, from the exons ATGTTCAAGCAAATCCACATGGTTCACAAGCCAG GTAACTGCAGCCCATCTGTTTCCACTCAATCACATCCTGCTGCAAAGACTCAGACATACAGACCACTGACAAAAAGTACTTCTGATAACAGCACTGAAGCCTTTAAGGCTTTGTCCCCTGTACCTCCACCACCTCCCGTACCACCGATTCGTCCACGGCAAAGATCTGCACCAGAAAA AAATGACTGGGACCCTCCTGATAGAAAGGTGGACACCCGTAAATTTCGTTCTGAGCCAAGGAGCATTTTTGAATATGAGCCAGGGAAATCGTCAATTCTTGAGCATGAAAGACCG ACTGATCGCATAAACCCAGATGACATAGATTTAGAAAATGAGCCCTGGTATAAATTCTTTTCAGAGCTGGAGTTTGGACGCCCG CCTCCTAAAAAGCTCTTGGATTATGTTCAAGACAGTCCTTCAGGTCTTTCTAATGAG ACTTCCTTGTATTACAGTCCAACAGACAGAGGCTTGGACAGACCTTCTAG CTCTGCAAGTACTGCAAGTGACTACAGGAAAAGGAGGAAGTCAGAACCTACAGTAACTCAGCAGAGGGCACACAGTGAACAAAATGCAAACCGGGCAAGTCTGGGCCCTACAGTTCCACAGAGTACTTATTCTACCCTTAGGAAGCCTGTCGTTAGCTCTTCTCCATCTTCTCCATCAAGAGCAAAAG GTGGGGATATTAGCAACCCATATTCATCCCTTTCCAGTTGCTCAGTGCCCAACCATAGCACCTCAAATGAATCAGATTGCTGTAGTAGAGCTTATGGGCAGCGCTTAGCTGTCCCAAATGACTCAAGAAGGGCAATCGCCTACAAAAACGGCTGGCAAATGGCACGCCAAAATGCAGAAGTGTGGAGCAGCACAGAAGAAACTTCCTCTCCCAAGCGCAAATCTCGTAGCTGTGATGACCTGCTAGCAGATGATCTCTGTAACTTTCCTGACCCTCAGAATAAGTCTGAAAGCATGGTATCTCTGTTATGTGAGGAGGATTCCAAAGATGAGTCCTTACTTACCTGGGCCTCCCCGTATTCTGAAAACCGAGGTTCTGATACATCAAGAGCCCGTCATCGATCAGCACACGATGCCCCTGGGTTCCTCAAAATGTATAAAAGAATGCACCGTATCAATCGTAAAGACTTGCTCAATTCTGAGGTGATTTGTTCTGTAAAGTCCAGAGTATTGCAGTATGAAAAAGAGCAACACAGAGCCCTTTGGCAGGGCTGGAAAGAATCCTCTGCTGAGGAAGTGCCCAGAGATATGGTGCCCAATAGAATATCTGAATTTGAAAAACTAATTCAGAAGTCCAAATCAATGCCAAATTTAGGTGAGGAAGCATTATCAGCAGTAAACCTCCTTGAACCTCCCAGAAACAGTCTGTGCTCAAAGAGACGGTTTTCTATTGAGTCCTTGCTAGAGGAGGAAAATCAAAGTAGGCATGCTGCTCAGGTACAACAGAACTGCAAATCTAAAACTCTGGTGCCAATTCATATTGAAGTGACCAGTGAGGAACCACAAAGATCCCATTTGGAATATTCAGATAGCGACCAAGATGGAGTGGTCTCTGACCTCAGTGACTTCATACAGATAGAAGGATCCTCTTTTTGTAGCGAAAGTGATTTTGATCACTTTTCCTTTACGTCTTCTGAAAGTTTTTATGGATCAGGccgccaccatcaccaccaccaccaccatcatcaccatcacaaACATCTAATCAGCTCCTGCAAGGGGAGATGCCCAGCATCCTACACACGCTTCACTACAATGCTGAAGCATGAAAGGGCTAAACAGGAAACGACTCCCGAAGACCCTAGAAGACTAGACCCTGACCCTGGCCTCTCTAAGTTAGCCTTCCTAGTCAGCCCAGTGCCTTTCCGGAGGAAAAAAACCACAGTCCCCCAAAAGAAGGCTGAAAAGACTAAATGCAGATCTTCGGTCTTTGAAGCCCTGGACTCTGCTCTTAAAGATATCTGTGACCAAATCAAAGcggaaaaaaggaggggaagtcTACCCGATAACAGTATATTGCACAGACTTATTTCTGAGCTGCTTCCAGACATTCCTGAAAGGAATTCCTCCCTTAAAGCTCTAAGAAAGAGCCCTATTCATGAGCCTTTTCACCCACTGCCTCAAGATGGTGCTATTCATTGTCCATTATACCAGAATGAATGTGGAAGATTACCTCTTAGTGCCTGTTACCAAGACATGGATCCCACGAacaacagcagccaagaaaacgatAGTGTACTTGGTTTCCAAG TAAACCAGGGATCTCCTGGGAACTATTCTTCTGCTTTCACTGATGTGGGTCGATGTACTccaaaggaaagaagaggaacTCCAGAGAGAGAG AGACTGCCAGCTAAAGCAGTATATGATTTTAAGGCTCAAACTTCTAA GGAATTATCCTTCAAGAAAGGAGACACTGTCTATATCCTCAGGAAAGTGGATCAAAACTGGTATGAAGGCGAGCACTACGGAAGAGTTGGAATATTTCCTATTTCATATGTTGAG AAACTCACCCCCCCTGAAAAAGCACAGCCAGCAAGGCCACCACCCCCTGCACACATTGGAGAGATTGGAGAAGCTGTTGCCAAATATAATTTCAACGCAGATACAAATGTGGAACTGTCACTGAGAAAG GGAGACAAAGTAATTCTCCTCAGACGGGTTGATCAGAACTGGTATGAAGGCAAATTACCAGGAACCAACAGGCAGGGCATCTTTCCTGTGTCCTACGTGGAAACCGTCAAAAAGAACCCAGCCAAAGGGGCAGATGATTACCCTGTTCCTCCAATACCCCAGAGTTATTCCAGTGACAGAATACACCATTTAGGTTCAGCTAAG TTGGATACCAAAGCATCATCCCCTCCTGTCAGGTATCGGTCCTCTCCTTGTCCAGATCCTAACAAAGGGACTCTTCAGGCTATCACCACTGAGCGGTCACTAACACTTGGCCTTTCACCTTCAAGtactccttctcctccacctttTCCTCACAGCTTTCTTCCTGATTTAGAGGAACTCAACTCACTAGCATTAGCAGGTTCTCAGAATGCACCAAGGCTCATAGATAGTATCACTCCTCAAGTAAAACATGGCCATTTTGTTCCAGTTTCCTCACCAAAGACCTCCCATTCTTTACCTGAATCTCCTGCTTCATTTGTGCCATTTTCTTCATCTATCTGTAAATCGCTGCCTACTGCCACCCAGTATCATGACAGAACACAGAAGCCTGTATCTAATGGCACAAACCTGAATGAAGGCAAATATAGCAGTTTCGGAAAGATAAGAGGATCCCCCACTGTCAAGGAAAGGAAAAGTCTTACAGATGCAACTGCAGAAATGCATGAAGTAGCAGGCACTGCTCTTGTTCTCTCTGAGGAAGACCCAGTATTCAGAATACTGACAGAGATGGATGAACAGGAAGAGGAAATCTGTGAAGAGCTGCTGTCAATAATTCAAGGGGGGCAGTCAAAGTGTAAAGATTCAGGATTCTACAGACGTGCCCCTGATGTAACAGAACAACTGGCAAGGCTACACATAGAGGAGGAGCCAAGCCATGACAAGTTAGAGTCACCAGAAACAATTAAGAAACAGTCTGTGATATCTTATGAATGGGAGAGTTCATCAGACACTAAAAAAGAG ccAGCTTCACTTCCAATTGGGATGCAAGCACCTTCCACTTCTGGTGAATGCCTTGCTTCTAGCCCTCCACTTCACTCAGACAAAGTCTTTCTCTCTGAATGTGTCTCTACATCTTCCAAGTCTTCCAATACCCATTCACcccctctcctttccaaactgTCATACAGACAAGAGAAAAATTCTACGAAGTTAAAG gctgattTAAAAAGAGATCTTGTCATCGGCAAACCTCCTCGTAGCCCTGTTACGACGAGGAGATCTTGTGGGTCACCTGTCAGAGGCCACAGCTGTTCTTATAGG